TCTTAGCGCAAAGGATCAATTGGGAATACCGGCTGACCACTTGCTGCCAACGACCAATCGGCCATTAACTCATCTTCATGAATAGCGATCCACGCCTGTACCATGCGCAATTTTTTGGCGGGAATGTCACCTTCCAGAAGATTGCCATCTGGAATGGAAATCACAGCTTGCACGCCTTGATATTCAATATGAAGATGGGGTAAGTGATGTTGTTGGGTATCCATAAACAGCATCCGGATAATAATCCCGTAAAACCTCTGTACATGACAAAAAATATAACTCATTGAAATAGAAAGCATAATCCATATATCCACGTTTTTTTGCCAAGGTGGAAACTGGATATGCAGCAAATAGGGCAGCTCTCGACAGAACTCAACCAAACGTTCAACTGGA
This DNA window, taken from Coriobacteriia bacterium, encodes the following:
- a CDS encoding DUF4160 domain-containing protein — encoded protein: PVERLVEFCRELPYLLHIQFPPWQKNVDIWIMLSISMSYIFCHVQRFYGIIIRMLFMDTQQHHLPHLHIEYQGVQAVISIPDGNLLEGDIPAKKLRMVQAWIAIHEDELMADWSLAASGQPVFPIDPLR